The Paramisgurnus dabryanus chromosome 17, PD_genome_1.1, whole genome shotgun sequence genome includes the window CTAAACGGTCCCTTTAACGATGCAATTTTAAGCGATACACTTAAAGTGAGAAGAGTGAAATTTGCCGACGTCTATCTATTTTACTTATCTACAACTACaagtgatttttttgtattGTGAAAAGTATTTACTACATTTTACTGTTAGAAACAAATGGACacaaaatggtccctagcttgggcggtaccctttcaaaaagtaaacttttgCTCTTAAAGAGTTCTTATTAGTACTGTACCTCAAAAGTatgaaatgtatacatatctgtacctaaatggtattaataggacatttttaaagctTACTGCCGCAGTGACAGctatattttgacaatttttctgacagtgtagcatATACTAGGTAAACGTTTGATTCTATATGATTTTGaaaccttttaatgcttaaatgAGTTTTGTTTGGATGAACTTAACCGGATAGGAAAGGCATAAGGGGCAGCAAGGGCCTTCTTAACCCTTATGTGCCGTCGGggccatttttttttgtgtgtgtgttaatttggccacaactttctctgtgtttcagcaaattgaatgatttttggtgacacatcttatatttacacatattttaggagaatgctttgaaatttttcaaaaactcaacaatatatcgtaggcaaatttactaccctttacTACCCTTACAGTGGCCgaaaaaggccactaaattaaacggctgtaaaaatgtatcagataaatatttttttgcataaatctgttaatcagcctcagtactgatcaaaatgtttacaaaaaccCCATGACATTAACTCTTTAATTGTCAAAttcataagtggtgtcactgattttcaatataaaaagtgattggggactggattttttttaccttttcacagtcttgggcatgtcaaagattagttAAAACtagagctgggcatagattaatctagatttatctcataaaaaataaaagtgattttttgcataacacaTGAGTTTGtggtgtgtgtaattattatgtatatataaatacacacacattcgtgtatgtatttaagaaaaatgtacatgtgtatatatgtttatttatatttttatatattctaaattatatataaataaaaaagcgatatttaaataaaacatttcttaaatgtttatatatgtatatgtgtcttatgtatatacataatatttacacacatcacaaactcatatattatgcaaaaaattacttttattttgtatgagattaatctagattaatttaTGCCCAGCCTTAGttaaaacattggctttgatgcatttttagtttttgtgcagcatcagattttatttttttctccctcatttatggTTCGTGGccatttttgccccattgacttccattataacaaaattttttgattgcagacaCACGACACcttattatcatgcatttttgattgtTGGTGGTTTTTCTTTTGCAAAGACATgaaatttgtaatttttatgtttttttatggcCACGtgccaccattaaccctttagtaggcctgtgcaacaaaaaaaacagagcttaatttctgTCTATAAAAATCTGATTCATTTTTACAGCCGATTAATTAAGTGGCCTTTATTGgccactaacaacacgaaagggtagtgaatttgaacaatgcacaagggttaaatagCATTTAAAAGATTTTATGATGTACCTCGTGAAGTTTTCTGGGACGTTGTCTAAAtgtgcaaagctgtaatgtacaGTAGGTAAAAGGTGGAAACTTTAAGGAATTTAAAAAATCATGCTGATGTCACTTTTGGTCATCCAGTACCAGACCTCCATATGTGTTACTTTATAGCTTTTATTCATTTAAATCTTTgctgcacttacatttttaagtttaaacaacttcaCTTCAATTTTCTTGACTAttaaatttggtgtaaataaaaaataaaaaggttaAATGGGCTTAAGTTattgcaactttatttttataatttatagcaactttaAAATAAGCCGGGACTAAACctcagtttaattatgaaatataactagtacAGTGTTCTGTATGTGTGCATCAAAACCTTTGACAGGTAGGCTAGTGTAGGTCATAGTGACATCactttacagaaaaaaatgatggtTGCTTTCGAACGGTTTCAAATGAAGCATCTCATCATGGTTGGTCAAATTGGTCGAATGATGCTGCTACGACAGCATGGATTATAGGATTAACTTTGACCCAGTGTTGGCGTGTCTCCTCCTGGCAGATTCAAGTTGTGTTGAGGTTACTTCAGGTCATTTTGATAGAGATACACAGTCATAGCAGCAAGGCATTACACAGAAGTAGGATTGTCCTTTTCCAGACAGCCACTTTTAATtcaaatgcagatatctctggCCTGCTGCAAAGAGTCTGTCTGTTGAGTCTGTTGCTTATGTTCAAACTGTGTCTAAAGTAAAACAAACTATCCTTCAGATGGCCTTTATATTAGACTGTTGAAGTCATTCACTTCTTAAATCGAAGTGTTCAAAGCAGCCAATTCGAAACAAAGAAATAGTCAAACCCTTAGTAGCAAATGAAGATAAATCTTTTAGATATTTGAACCAAGAAAgattattttcttaaaagaaataaaaagagGATTAAGTGGGCACAGACTTTCAACATATCAGCAAAATCTCTAAAGCACTGCAATAGCTTATCATTAATTTTTAGTGGTTGTTAAACCATTAGAAATAATCAAGTCATAATCAGATTTTAAAACAAGTcatatataaaacaaacataataataactatacaaaatgcttatttaacaagagaaatattatttaattttacatttaaacttTGTCAAAATCAACCATGAATACAATAATGTACTGAATATAAATAATGGATGCTCATCAATTCTTTGCATAAAGGTTTGGTGGTTGATATCTAATCTGCTTCATAAAGTAgtagttaaataaaagtgtaaatAACAAATCAATTATTCTTTTCTCTAacctttttttttgtaaattgtcTGTATGTTCATTGTACTAAATTGTCATTTGTGAGTCACTGGACATAAGAATAAATGTGCTGtatattaacaaaaatattttctgtcGTTTCTGTAAATTATATATCCACCCTGTACATTTTACACCAATgaagaataaaacattttacataAGACTTAAAAAACAAAGACCAAGTATGTATTTGACCAAGTAGACCAAGTATTTTATTCAATTTGACACAAAGGCAAGCTTCAATTATACATTTCACCAACATTGGCATTCTGCAGCATTCAAAAAAACTTCACGATGTGTATTTCATATAAAAGGTCTTAGAAAAAAATGTCACACGTTCTTAAAAAGGGGAAAGTTGAAAATACGAAGTAAAAATGCCCTTTTAAATTTGACACGTTTCCAGGGTCACCCAGAAACATCCAACAGTTTGACATTATGCCTTTTCATACGTGCGGACAGCCTCGACCCCCTCAAAAGTCAAGgtctgcaaaaaataataaataggaAGAAATAGTTAAATCAATATTAGTTGATAATGAATATTCAAACAGGACATGTACGGTACACAAATACTGATAATAATGCTGCTTACCATAGTCAATTTACCATCATGGATTTCTCTAACAAACTTAGTCTCCTTGCCATCCCACCTCTGAACATGAACAAGTTTGTCTCCTTCCAAAGTTACAGTAGACTGAAACAAGATGAAGTTCATTTCAGTTGTTTAGTTTTGCATTATAAATGACATACATAAATATTATTGAATATTAACAAACCAAACTAATTTTTAAAGTGCTTTGCAGAATTGATCTTTTACTTAAGATTTTGGATATTGTGCATCATTGAGCATGCATTCATGAAGgtccacaaaataaaaataaagcacaAACCTTCACATGTCTATCATCCGCCGTGGTTTCATCAAACTCCTCTCCcagtttaaaagaaatctctgTATTTTTGAAGGTACTCTGTGTCTTAACAGAAACTTTATCCCCCTCCTGGCTGATGATAATTGTTGGTTTAGTAACATTGCCCACTTGCCTGGTGGCAAAGCCAACACCTGtgataaatatgaaaaaaaggAATCACATCAACATTACAGACACAACAAATGATTGCAACATCACCAGACTGCACTGTTGCACCTTGCATGCACAAAGATGTTCACTTAtctattaaaacattttaatgttaCCTACCCAGTGCCTTCATGTACTCATCAAAATTCTGGCTGTCAACCAGTTTCCAGGTTGCACAAAATGCATCAACCATATTGACTGATAAAAAATTTAGTGGTCAAATACTCAGGAATTTGTTATTATAAGGTCCACAGTTTCTCTTGCGTGTCTGCACGGACCGCAAAGCCAAAGCAATTAATACTGCAGGGGAGGAGGGGCTTAAAGAGACGCCTGTGCTTATTGGATAGAGTTACGAGCTGTGATTGGTTCGAATACATGGCGAGAAGTGACAGTGTAATTTCATGGGTCTAATCCAATGACCAGTCTTGGACTTTGCGTTTGTGCACGGAATAAAATTGTCGTAATTATTGCACTGACATAGTATTTTGTATATAATTATCTAAATGATATAGATTTGTATCTTTATGCTATCCATAAGCTTAAGGAATAGAAACATATTGCACAAATAAATGGACTTTACCGAATGGGTAACTTGAGCATTTCAGGTCCGAGCGAAACTTTATACGTGATTTGAATAAACGATCCAATACAATATCAAACTGTACAATATgaacattattttaattttgtattatGTAGATCAAAATATTTTTCGATTTTTATTCATGCACAATAAATGACTGATCAGACGTATTCAGTCACATTGCATGAAAGATATGTTGTGAGTGTTATAATATTACAGTGGGGAAAGAGTGTTATTATAGGCTACTTAAATTgcttaattaataaataatttgatCTTCTTCACACTGCTGATGAGAAATATTGCAGCACAGTTACTTGAGATCATGTACAAGCATTGGGCGTTAAATCTCTGAATAAAAAGTTTTCCTCTAGTTGGCGAATGCGGCAGAAAGACCCATCAAAATATCAGGACACGATTATCTAATATATGGCAAATTGTACTCTTTCAAGTATGCGTTAATGCGTTTGCAAATATCAGTTCAAAAGATTGTCGATTCACATACAAAAAAACCCAAGCCGCTTTAAATTAAACGATTAAATAATTAGCATAATTTATTAAACACAAACGGCTATGATTGGTCTATCCTGAACAACGCTGAGAAACGTAACGTGTATCATTTGACAATATCAGTCCGGACCGCTATATGGACCTAATGACCTTGAGAAACTTGAATTGCCATTGAACAAAGaaggaaatatatttttaaaaatgtatttagctaTTACTTGACTCAAAGCTGAGACTTTGTTTcagttttaataatttgtggtCATTGATGTTTCGCCCGTTGCGCTTCCTATAATCAGCCGCTAGGTGGCAGCCGTTCACCATTATTGAACAAACGATACTGTTCACTTCAGTCTGCAGGCGAATGGTTTAGCAGATTTCCGCAGACATCATACAACCACAAATTACTTAATAGTGTCTGTTTGAACAAATGGACCATTGGTGTGTACCGTGACTTTTACATTCAAGGTGAGTCACTCAAATGTCGTATTGTAGCACTACCCAAGCGTTAAAAATGATGCAAAAAGGCAACAAGGATGGAAGAAATAAACTGGTTATTATAAAAGTCCAACACAATTATgtcataattttatttatataaaatgtgtaaaaaaaaaaaaacgccaaATGTAAGTAAGCTTGATTTTATGATGGTTGTTAAAGTCCTTATGAAATCAAAATTgaactttttttacttttagtaTATAAACCTTTAGATTATCTAAGTTGGTGTGCTCAAAACATTAACATATTAAAAATTCATATTTAGAAGAAAAAATCATTCAGTACAAATCAATGATTTTTATGACATAATTCTGCATTTTAGATTCTCGTCAGATTccaggggcaaccttccgagccaatacggaagtgacttaaactgcaattcactGACTAGCCGCTAGAGgtaggctccaaaagggagtcaattcccatagacccccatgttaaaatgtccaactttacagtagaaaacaatatgtttacagcctggttcaaaaagtgtttttggtctatatagctaattttgcccttcatgacaactgtgagggaggtgaattgttttgtaactcatccattaaaattatattaagcctaaaagttctgcataattaagggcaaACTGCCACTACTTTCACTACTGTCAAGCTAGGCGGGCGTAGTTTCAGTAACCAGCCACATCGGCTTCACCCCACTTcctgcctctttacccattttcggttattcGTGAGTGATTCGTGGTGACGCACGGCCAACATGGCAATGGCATGGCTCCGCCCACTATTGGCTTCATAAAACTCTTTACAACCTATGGGTCACATCACGGACACtatgtccatattttttacagtctatgctgTGAGTTAAGCCAACCGCTATTGGCTATTTTAAAAGGGGGAGGGGCTACTCAATATGTCCAATTTCAGAGGAAATTATGCCAACAATGCAGGGCATTTACACCACAAATTCATGCAGTTGAAGACCAGTCCACTTAAAAACTCTTAGGGGTGTCcaaaactgaaaacagcttgcactgacatatcttaaaattcatCAGTGCCCtatgttttgcctcaaaatgcacacaagtaatgtttttagtaaggcatgttttttttaaactagttatatttcataattaaattaAGGTTTAGTCccggcttaagctaatccctgtccgggaaaccattCCTTAGTGTTTTCCATTATAAAGGAAGCATCATGTGATGCTGCTGAACTGACTTGAGTTTGTACTGCAGAGGGCGAATGAACCTTGTTGTCACCACAAACCATGAACCCTGTGGCCTCTCCCTTACTTTCTAAATTACAGCTCAGAGGAGGCCCGACTGTAGCCCGACCCCAGAGCTTTCCGTGGGAATACTGTAGTGACTGGATTGTGTAAAAGGAATGATGTTGTTCCTTGTATTGTCATATAAAGTTTGCCTAATTTATTGAAACAAGATGTTTCTACAGCGCTTAATAATACACCAAAAACTGACCCCAAGGCACAGAGAACaaaacacttatttttaaaCACAGCTTCTGGTCTTATAATTTATGCAAGTAGGATATCAATCATGTGCTTTTCCATAACGTTACACACAATTACACAACGGCATTCAGACTAGTTTACTTTATAATGTAATTGGTACGACAC containing:
- the fabp7a gene encoding fatty acid binding protein 7, brain, a, producing MVDAFCATWKLVDSQNFDEYMKALGVGFATRQVGNVTKPTIIISQEGDKVSVKTQSTFKNTEISFKLGEEFDETTADDRHVKSTVTLEGDKLVHVQRWDGKETKFVREIHDGKLTMTLTFEGVEAVRTYEKA